In the Phaeobacter gallaeciensis genome, one interval contains:
- the trpB gene encoding tryptophan synthase subunit beta: MAEDLFNSFMNGPDEKGRFGIFGGRFVSETLMPLILSLEEEYDRAKDDPTFWAEMDDLWKNYVGRPSPLYFAERLTNHLGGAKIYMKRDELNHTGAHKVNNVLGQILLARRMGKTRIIAETGAGQHGVATATVCAKFGLKCVVYMGAHDVKRQAPNVFRMRLLGAEVIPVTSGRGTLKDAMNDALRDWVTNVRDTFYCIGTVAGPHPYPAMVRDFQSVIGKEVRWQLAEQEGEGRLPDTLVAAIGGGSNAMGLFYPFLDDKSVGIIGVEAGGKGVDEKMQHCASLTGGRPGVLHGNRTYLLQDDDGQILEGFSISAGLDYPGIGPEHAWLHDTGRAEYVSITDKEALEAFQLSCAMEGIIPALEPSHALAHVMKIAPTLPKDHIIVMNMCGRGDKDIFTVARHLGFDMSDTEEGRDLED, translated from the coding sequence ATGGCCGAAGATCTTTTCAACAGCTTCATGAACGGGCCCGACGAAAAGGGTCGCTTTGGCATTTTCGGCGGGCGTTTCGTCAGTGAAACGCTGATGCCGCTGATCCTCAGCCTTGAAGAGGAATACGACCGGGCCAAGGACGACCCGACCTTCTGGGCCGAAATGGACGATCTGTGGAAAAACTACGTGGGCCGTCCCAGCCCGCTGTATTTTGCGGAGCGCCTGACCAATCATCTGGGCGGCGCCAAGATCTATATGAAGCGGGACGAGCTGAACCACACCGGCGCCCACAAGGTGAACAACGTGCTGGGTCAGATCCTGCTGGCCCGCCGCATGGGCAAGACCCGGATCATCGCCGAAACCGGTGCCGGTCAGCACGGCGTCGCCACCGCGACTGTCTGCGCCAAGTTCGGCCTGAAATGTGTGGTCTACATGGGCGCGCATGATGTCAAACGTCAGGCCCCGAACGTGTTCCGCATGCGTCTGCTGGGCGCCGAAGTGATTCCGGTGACTTCGGGCCGGGGCACGCTGAAGGATGCGATGAACGATGCGCTGCGCGACTGGGTGACCAACGTGCGCGATACCTTCTACTGCATCGGCACCGTGGCAGGCCCGCACCCCTATCCGGCGATGGTGCGCGATTTCCAGTCCGTGATCGGCAAGGAAGTGCGCTGGCAGCTGGCCGAGCAGGAAGGCGAAGGCCGCCTGCCTGATACGCTGGTTGCAGCCATTGGCGGCGGTTCGAACGCGATGGGGTTGTTCTACCCGTTCCTGGACGACAAGAGCGTTGGCATTATCGGCGTCGAGGCTGGCGGCAAGGGCGTTGACGAGAAGATGCAGCATTGTGCCTCGCTCACCGGCGGTCGCCCAGGCGTGCTGCACGGCAACCGCACTTACCTCTTGCAGGATGACGATGGTCAGATCCTCGAGGGCTTCTCGATCTCTGCGGGTCTGGATTATCCCGGCATCGGCCCGGAGCACGCTTGGCTGCATGACACGGGGCGCGCCGAATATGTGTCGATCACCGACAAGGAAGCGCTGGAGGCGTTCCAGCTGTCCTGCGCAATGGAGGGAATCATCCCGGCGCTGGAGCCGAGCCACGCGCTGGCCCATGTGATGAAGATCGCGCCGACCCTGCCCAAGGACCATATCATCGTGATGAACATGTGCGGTCGCGGCGACAAGGACATCTTCACGGTGGCGCGCCATCTGGGGTTTGACATGTCCGACACCGAAGAGGGGCGCGATCTGGAAGACTGA
- the ihfB gene encoding integration host factor subunit beta: protein MIRSELIQKIADENPHLYQRDVERIVNTVFEEVTDAMARGDRVELRGFGAFSVKKRDARVGRNPRTGETVHVEEKHVPFFKTGKLLRDRLNGKA, encoded by the coding sequence ATGATCCGCTCTGAACTGATTCAGAAGATTGCAGACGAAAACCCGCACCTGTATCAGCGGGACGTCGAAAGGATCGTGAACACGGTATTTGAGGAAGTGACCGATGCGATGGCCCGGGGTGACCGGGTCGAGCTGCGCGGCTTTGGCGCTTTTTCGGTGAAAAAGCGCGATGCGCGGGTTGGTCGCAATCCCCGTACCGGCGAAACGGTCCATGTTGAGGAAAAACATGTGCCGTTCTTCAAGACTGGAAAGCTCTTGAGGGACCGTCTGAACGGAAAGGCTTAA
- a CDS encoding DUF2237 family protein, with the protein MEKDDSINVLGEALQPCSTDPMTGFFRDGACNTCAADQGSHTVCAVMTAEFLAYSKYVGNDLSTPRPEFQFKGLKPGDCWCLCAARFLQAADEGCAPQVNLRGTHQRALDIVPLEVLKAHSV; encoded by the coding sequence ATGGAAAAAGACGACAGCATCAACGTTCTGGGAGAGGCGCTTCAGCCCTGCTCCACCGATCCGATGACCGGCTTTTTCCGCGATGGCGCCTGCAACACCTGCGCGGCGGATCAGGGCAGCCATACCGTCTGCGCGGTGATGACGGCAGAGTTCCTCGCCTATTCGAAATACGTCGGAAATGATCTCAGCACGCCGCGACCCGAATTCCAGTTCAAGGGGCTGAAACCCGGCGATTGCTGGTGCCTCTGTGCCGCCCGGTTCCTGCAGGCTGCCGACGAAGGCTGCGCGCCGCAGGTGAACCTGCGAGGCACCCACCAGCGGGCGCTGGACATCGTTCCGCTTGAGGTTCTGAAGGCCCACAGTGTCTGA
- a CDS encoding phosphoribosylanthranilate isomerase: protein MAADIRVKVCGLSTPQDVDCVARAGAAYAGFVFFEKSPRNVSYETAATLAAAAPVGLCKVALTVNAGDAELDALTEAVPLDMLQLHGKETPQRVAEVKARYGLPVMKAIGVADAADLAQIDIYSDVADQLLIDAKPPKGADLPGGNGLAFDWRLLAGRKYWRKPWMLAGGLTPDNVAEAIRMTGARQVDVSSGVESAPGVKDADLIRAFVEHTTG, encoded by the coding sequence ATGGCTGCTGACATCCGGGTAAAGGTCTGCGGCCTCAGCACGCCGCAGGACGTCGATTGCGTGGCGCGTGCGGGCGCGGCCTACGCGGGCTTTGTCTTCTTCGAAAAATCACCACGCAACGTCTCTTATGAAACCGCGGCAACCCTGGCCGCAGCGGCGCCTGTCGGCTTGTGCAAGGTTGCCCTGACGGTCAACGCGGGCGATGCGGAGCTGGACGCGCTGACAGAGGCCGTGCCGCTGGACATGTTGCAGCTGCACGGCAAGGAAACGCCCCAGCGCGTGGCCGAGGTCAAGGCGCGCTACGGCCTGCCTGTGATGAAGGCCATCGGGGTGGCTGACGCGGCGGACCTGGCGCAGATTGATATTTACTCCGATGTGGCTGACCAACTGCTGATCGATGCCAAACCGCCCAAGGGCGCTGACCTTCCGGGCGGCAACGGGCTTGCCTTTGACTGGCGCCTGCTGGCCGGGCGCAAGTACTGGCGCAAGCCCTGGATGCTGGCTGGCGGTCTGACCCCGGACAACGTCGCCGAGGCGATCCGCATGACCGGTGCCCGTCAGGTTGATGTGTCCTCGGGCGTTGAAAGTGCCCCCGGCGTCAAGGATGCGGACCTGATCCGCGCCTTTGTGGAGCACACAACGGGTTAA
- a CDS encoding lipopolysaccharide assembly protein LapA domain-containing protein, giving the protein MRYIRYAILASLGIILVSVSLANRSVVELKLMPTALAELVGWNPGIALPLFVVVLGGVAAGLVIGFIWEWLREHKHRREVGNQTREVKKLSREVQKLKKQKHEGKDEVLALLDDSV; this is encoded by the coding sequence ATGCGCTATATTCGTTATGCCATCCTGGCTTCGCTTGGGATCATTCTGGTCTCGGTGAGCCTTGCGAACCGCTCTGTCGTGGAGCTGAAGCTGATGCCAACCGCCCTGGCGGAACTGGTGGGTTGGAACCCGGGCATCGCCCTGCCGCTGTTTGTCGTGGTTCTGGGCGGCGTTGCCGCTGGTCTGGTGATTGGCTTCATCTGGGAATGGCTGCGCGAGCACAAGCACCGCCGCGAGGTCGGTAACCAGACCCGCGAGGTGAAGAAACTTTCCCGCGAAGTGCAGAAGCTGAAAAAGCAAAAGCACGAAGGCAAAGACGAAGTTCTGGCATTGCTGGACGACTCGGTCTGA
- a CDS encoding serine hydrolase domain-containing protein, with protein MRKLMRIAGRILAIAAVVLLAAGLWKRDEIMRLWAVNSLFAEDRIVANFSNMEGAFLTRPVSRGDGPVVPLATGEAMTLPAGAGDWINARAVTSLLVLKDGKIRHESYHLGTAETDRRISWSVAKSYLSALFGILLKEGAIASLDDPVTTYAPLLTGSAYDGASIRNVLNMASGVTFDEDYLDYDSDINRMGREIALGGALDQFAADLKDRFAAPGSTWQYVSIDTHVIGMVIRGATGRSIPDLLSEKIITPLGLEQAPYYVTDGDGVAFVLGGLNITTRDYARFGLLIEQDGRYNGQQIVPADWIAASTRPSAPTKEGKIGYGYQWWVPIGAHDGEFLARGVYGQYIYIDQDRDVVIVSTAADRKFRDKGVNRANIEMFRQIARAL; from the coding sequence ATGCGCAAACTCATGCGGATAGCCGGGCGTATCCTGGCCATTGCAGCCGTTGTCTTGCTGGCGGCAGGCCTGTGGAAACGGGACGAAATCATGCGCCTCTGGGCGGTGAATTCGCTGTTTGCCGAAGACAGGATCGTTGCGAATTTCTCCAACATGGAGGGCGCCTTTCTGACCCGGCCGGTGTCGCGCGGCGACGGGCCCGTCGTACCCCTTGCCACAGGAGAGGCGATGACCCTGCCCGCCGGAGCGGGCGACTGGATCAATGCCCGCGCCGTGACCTCTCTTCTGGTGCTGAAGGACGGGAAGATCCGGCACGAAAGCTATCACCTTGGCACTGCTGAGACGGACCGGCGGATTTCCTGGTCGGTGGCAAAAAGTTATCTGTCGGCGCTGTTTGGGATCCTGCTGAAGGAAGGCGCGATTGCCTCGCTCGACGATCCGGTCACCACATACGCGCCGCTACTGACGGGCAGCGCCTATGACGGCGCCAGCATCCGTAACGTGCTCAACATGGCCAGCGGCGTCACCTTTGACGAGGATTACCTGGATTATGATTCCGACATTAACCGCATGGGCCGCGAGATCGCATTGGGCGGGGCGCTGGACCAGTTCGCTGCCGATCTGAAGGACCGCTTCGCCGCTCCGGGCAGCACCTGGCAATATGTGTCGATCGACACCCATGTGATCGGCATGGTGATCCGGGGCGCCACCGGACGCAGCATTCCGGACCTCCTGTCGGAAAAGATCATCACCCCGCTGGGGCTGGAACAGGCACCCTATTACGTGACCGATGGCGACGGCGTGGCTTTCGTGCTGGGCGGGCTCAACATCACCACCCGCGATTATGCCCGGTTCGGTCTGTTGATAGAACAGGACGGCCGGTACAACGGACAGCAGATCGTGCCTGCCGACTGGATCGCCGCCTCGACCCGCCCCTCTGCTCCGACCAAGGAGGGTAAGATCGGATATGGCTATCAATGGTGGGTCCCCATCGGCGCCCATGACGGCGAATTCCTCGCCCGCGGTGTCTATGGCCAATACATCTATATCGACCAGGACCGGGACGTGGTGATCGTCAGCACGGCAGCAGACAGAAAATTCCGCGACAAGGGCGTAAACCGCGCTAATATCGAGATGTTTCGACAGATCGCCCGCGCATTATAG
- a CDS encoding helix-turn-helix transcriptional regulator, with product MKTGWFLPVLVLVQGICATFFVSDIALTVLGLRSRPISWQTREFLEIGAALGLVLGVVLGWIAYRRSQQRVRAVEESLRLMQSAFKDHLEERFCAWGLTPAERDVALFSLKGLSLSEIAELRQTSDGTVKAQSNAIYRKAGVSGRTQLLSLFIEDLMSDGD from the coding sequence ATGAAGACGGGTTGGTTTCTTCCCGTTCTGGTATTGGTGCAGGGCATTTGCGCCACGTTCTTTGTTTCCGATATTGCGCTTACGGTGCTGGGGCTGCGGTCCCGTCCGATCAGTTGGCAGACCCGCGAATTTCTGGAAATCGGCGCCGCACTGGGGCTCGTGCTGGGGGTGGTGCTGGGCTGGATTGCCTACCGGCGCAGCCAGCAGCGGGTGCGCGCCGTCGAGGAAAGCCTGCGCCTGATGCAATCCGCCTTCAAGGATCACCTAGAGGAACGGTTCTGCGCCTGGGGTCTGACCCCGGCCGAACGCGATGTGGCGCTGTTTTCCCTCAAGGGCCTCAGCCTTTCGGAAATCGCAGAGCTGCGCCAAACCTCGGACGGCACAGTCAAGGCGCAGAGCAATGCCATCTACCGCAAGGCCGGGGTCAGCGGGCGCACACAGCTGCTGAGCCTGTTCATTGAGGATCTGATGAGCGACGGTGACTAG
- the aroA gene encoding 3-phosphoshikimate 1-carboxyvinyltransferase translates to MSGHGTPTPMISHRADPLAGVAKVPGDKSISHRSLILGAMAVGETRISGLLEGEDVLDTAKAMQAFGAEVINHGGGKWSVFGVGVGGFAEPDNVIDCGNSGTGVRLIMGTMATSPISVTFTGDASLNKRPMARVTDPLALFGAQAVGRSGGRLPMTIVGAADPVPVRYVVPVPSAQVKSAVLLAGLNAPGQTVVIEKEATRDHTERMLEGFGAEITTEETEEGRVITLTGRPELKPQVIAVPRDPSSAAFPVCAALITPGSDVLVPGIGLNPTRAGLFTTLREMGADLTYENERVEGGEPVADLRARYSPSMQGIEVPPERAASMIDEYPVLSVVASFARGETMMAGVKELRVKESDRIDAMARGLRANGVAVREGDDWWAVMGLGPEGVPGGGTCESFLDHRIAMSFMVMGMAAQNPVSVDDGGPIATSFPIFEPLMTALGAKFTHA, encoded by the coding sequence ATGTCCGGACACGGTACGCCTACCCCGATGATCTCTCACCGTGCCGACCCGCTGGCAGGCGTGGCCAAGGTGCCGGGCGACAAGTCGATTTCGCACCGGTCCCTGATCCTTGGCGCCATGGCCGTGGGCGAAACCCGGATTTCGGGACTTTTGGAGGGCGAGGACGTGCTGGACACGGCCAAGGCGATGCAGGCCTTCGGGGCCGAGGTCATCAACCATGGCGGCGGAAAGTGGTCGGTCTTTGGTGTCGGTGTCGGCGGTTTTGCCGAGCCGGACAATGTGATCGACTGTGGCAATTCCGGCACCGGCGTGCGGCTGATCATGGGCACTATGGCGACCTCGCCGATTTCCGTGACCTTCACCGGCGATGCCAGCCTCAACAAACGCCCGATGGCGCGGGTGACCGATCCGCTGGCCCTGTTCGGCGCGCAGGCGGTGGGCCGCTCTGGCGGGCGGCTGCCGATGACCATCGTCGGGGCGGCGGATCCGGTGCCGGTGCGCTATGTGGTGCCGGTGCCCTCGGCGCAGGTGAAATCGGCTGTTCTGCTGGCAGGGCTCAACGCGCCGGGGCAGACCGTGGTGATCGAGAAGGAAGCCACCCGCGATCATACCGAGCGGATGCTTGAAGGGTTCGGCGCCGAGATTACCACCGAAGAGACGGAAGAGGGCCGGGTCATCACCCTCACTGGTCGGCCCGAGCTGAAACCGCAGGTGATCGCGGTGCCGCGCGATCCATCCTCCGCCGCCTTCCCGGTTTGCGCGGCGCTGATCACGCCCGGATCGGACGTGCTGGTGCCAGGTATTGGCCTCAACCCGACCCGCGCGGGACTGTTCACGACCCTGCGCGAGATGGGCGCGGACCTCACTTATGAAAACGAGCGGGTCGAGGGCGGTGAGCCGGTTGCCGATCTGCGGGCGCGCTACTCCCCCTCCATGCAGGGGATCGAGGTGCCGCCTGAACGCGCCGCCTCGATGATCGATGAATACCCGGTGCTCTCCGTCGTTGCCTCCTTTGCACGGGGCGAGACGATGATGGCGGGCGTCAAAGAGCTGCGCGTCAAGGAAAGCGACCGGATCGACGCCATGGCGCGGGGCCTGCGGGCCAATGGCGTTGCCGTCCGTGAAGGCGACGATTGGTGGGCTGTGATGGGCCTTGGCCCCGAAGGCGTACCCGGCGGCGGCACCTGCGAGAGTTTCCTTGATCACCGGATCGCCATGTCCTTCATGGTGATGGGCATGGCGGCGCAAAACCCGGTCTCCGTTGATGATGGCGGCCCGATTGCGACCTCCTTCCCGATCTTCGAGCCGCTGATGACCGCGCTTGGCGCCAAGTTCACCCACGCTTGA
- the rpsA gene encoding 30S ribosomal protein S1 encodes MAQNTSMEEFEALLNESFEMDTPDEGSVVKGKVIAIEAGQAIIDVGYKMEGRVDLKEFANPGETPEIAVGDEVEVFLRSAENARGEAVISREMARREEAWDRLEKAYADDARVEGAIFGRVKGGFTVDLGGAVAFLPGSQVDVRPVRDAGPLMGLKQPFQILKMDRRRGNIVVSRRAILEESRAEQRAEVIGKLSEGDAVDGVVKNITEYGAFVDLGGVDGLLHVTDMAWRRVNHPSEILSIGETVKVQVIKINKETHRISLGMKQLQEDPWDLVGAKFPLGSVHKGRVTNITDYGAFVELEPGVEGLVHVSEMSWTKKNVHPGKIVSTSQEVDVMVLEIDGAKRRVSLGLKQTMRNPWEVFAETHPEGTEVEGEVKNITEFGLFIGLEGDIDGMVHLSDLSWDERGEDAIQNYRKGDMVSAVVSEVDVEKERISLSIKALGGDKFAEAVGGVKRGSIVTVEVTAIEDGGIEVEYEGMKSFIRRSDLSRDRADQRPERFSVGDKIDVRVTNVDSKTRRLGLSIKAREIAEEKEAVEQYGSSDSGASLGDILGAALKTGD; translated from the coding sequence ATGGCTCAGAACACATCGATGGAGGAATTCGAAGCCCTCCTGAACGAAAGCTTCGAAATGGACACACCCGATGAGGGGTCCGTTGTTAAAGGCAAGGTCATCGCAATCGAAGCGGGCCAGGCCATCATCGACGTCGGCTACAAAATGGAAGGCCGCGTTGATCTGAAAGAATTCGCAAATCCTGGTGAAACTCCCGAAATCGCCGTTGGCGATGAAGTGGAAGTCTTCCTGCGCTCGGCTGAAAACGCCCGTGGCGAAGCTGTCATCTCCCGCGAGATGGCGCGCCGCGAAGAAGCATGGGATCGCCTGGAAAAAGCATACGCAGACGATGCCCGCGTCGAAGGCGCGATCTTCGGCCGCGTCAAAGGCGGCTTCACTGTCGACCTCGGCGGCGCCGTGGCCTTCCTGCCCGGTTCGCAAGTTGACGTGCGCCCCGTGCGCGACGCCGGCCCGCTGATGGGTCTGAAACAGCCCTTCCAGATCCTGAAAATGGACCGTCGCCGTGGCAACATCGTTGTCTCCCGTCGCGCCATCCTGGAAGAATCGCGTGCCGAACAGCGTGCAGAAGTCATCGGCAAACTGTCCGAAGGCGATGCGGTTGACGGCGTGGTCAAGAACATCACCGAATACGGTGCGTTTGTTGACCTCGGCGGCGTTGACGGCCTGCTGCACGTCACCGACATGGCATGGCGCCGTGTGAACCACCCCTCCGAGATCCTGTCGATCGGCGAAACCGTCAAGGTTCAGGTCATCAAGATCAACAAAGAGACCCACCGTATCTCCCTCGGCATGAAGCAGCTGCAGGAAGATCCGTGGGATCTGGTTGGCGCCAAGTTCCCGCTGGGTTCGGTCCACAAGGGTCGCGTCACCAACATCACCGATTACGGTGCATTTGTTGAGCTGGAGCCCGGTGTCGAAGGTCTGGTCCACGTCTCCGAGATGTCCTGGACCAAGAAGAACGTGCACCCCGGCAAGATCGTTTCGACCTCGCAGGAAGTCGACGTCATGGTTCTGGAAATCGACGGCGCCAAGCGTCGCGTGTCCCTGGGCCTCAAGCAGACCATGCGCAACCCGTGGGAAGTCTTTGCTGAGACCCACCCCGAGGGCACCGAAGTCGAAGGCGAAGTCAAGAACATCACCGAATTCGGTCTGTTCATCGGCCTCGAAGGCGACATCGACGGCATGGTTCACCTCTCCGACCTCAGCTGGGACGAGCGTGGCGAAGATGCGATCCAGAACTACCGCAAAGGCGACATGGTTTCGGCCGTTGTCTCCGAAGTGGACGTTGAAAAAGAGCGTATCTCCCTGTCGATCAAAGCCCTGGGCGGCGACAAGTTCGCCGAAGCCGTGGGCGGCGTGAAGCGTGGCTCGATCGTGACCGTCGAAGTGACCGCCATCGAAGACGGTGGCATCGAAGTGGAATACGAAGGCATGAAGTCCTTCATCCGCCGCTCCGACCTGTCGCGTGACCGTGCCGATCAGCGCCCCGAGCGTTTCTCGGTTGGTGACAAGATCGACGTCCGCGTGACCAACGTTGACAGCAAGACCCGCCGTCTGGGTCTGTCGATCAAGGCACGCGAGATCGCGGAAGAGAAAGAAGCAGTGGAACAGTATGGCTCCTCGGATTCCGGCGCATCGCTGGGCGACATCCTGGGCGCAGCGCTGAAGACCGGCGACTGA
- the cmk gene encoding (d)CMP kinase has translation MTTRFTIAIDGPAAAGKGTISKAVAAHFGFAHLDTGLLYRAVGARVLAGDKPLEAAQSLVAADLEAEGLRTAEVAQAASKVAVIAEVRQALVDFQRSFARRAGGAVLDGRDIGTVICPDAEAKLFVTASAEVRARRRFLELSENGSDSDYDTVLADVKARDERDMNRSEAPLKPADDAVVIDTSDLSIEAAIAAAIAAIKDRQG, from the coding sequence ATGACCACCCGTTTCACCATCGCCATCGACGGCCCGGCAGCAGCGGGCAAAGGCACGATCTCCAAAGCGGTCGCCGCGCATTTCGGTTTTGCCCATCTGGACACGGGCCTGTTGTACCGGGCTGTCGGGGCGCGGGTGTTGGCTGGCGATAAACCACTTGAGGCCGCGCAGTCTCTGGTCGCTGCCGATCTGGAGGCCGAGGGGCTGCGCACGGCCGAGGTGGCCCAGGCCGCATCGAAAGTGGCGGTGATCGCCGAGGTCCGTCAGGCCCTAGTAGATTTCCAGCGCAGCTTTGCCCGCCGGGCCGGGGGCGCGGTGCTGGACGGGCGCGACATCGGCACGGTGATCTGCCCGGATGCCGAGGCGAAACTCTTTGTCACCGCCAGCGCCGAGGTCCGCGCCCGCCGCCGGTTCCTGGAGCTGAGCGAAAACGGATCGGACAGCGATTACGACACCGTTCTGGCTGATGTGAAGGCCCGGGACGAACGCGACATGAACCGCAGCGAGGCGCCGCTGAAGCCTGCGGATGATGCGGTGGTGATCGACACCAGCGATCTGAGCATCGAAGCCGCTATCGCGGCGGCCATTGCTGCGATCAAGGACCGGCAAGGCTGA